A single genomic interval of Helianthus annuus cultivar XRQ/B chromosome 6, HanXRQr2.0-SUNRISE, whole genome shotgun sequence harbors:
- the LOC110944297 gene encoding endoglucanase, whose product MIHVSHVFRVAVLSCIMAASTNAQAMNHDYKDALSKAILFFEGQRSGKLPSTQRVKWRGDSALSDGESKNVSLSGGYYDAGDNVKFTWPMAFTISLLSWAAIEYPEQLNSASQLGYLRSEIRWGSDFIIKAHVSSTKLYTQVGDGNKDHACWERPEDMDTPRTVTEINTNSPGTEVAAESAAALAAASIVFKGVDSNYSSKLLKHSKSLFKFGDKYQGSYQGSCPFYCSYSGYHDELLWAAAWLYKASRESRYLKYAISHGGWNQAATEFSWDNKFVGAQISLAKEYFAGKHELETFKRGADSFVCAIMPNSSVVQIRTTPGGLLYTRDSSNLQYVSSASMVLLAYSNILIGTIQCGNTKFTRAQIKSFAKSQVEYILGNNPLKMSYMVGYGSTYPQQLHHRGASIESVYVHPTKVGCNDGYSSYYSSSKPNPNIHVGAIVGGPNARDEFSDTRPDSSHLEPTTYMNAAFVGSVVAFLDNSLDKY is encoded by the exons ATGATACATGTAAGTCATGTGTTTCGGGTTGCGGTTTTATCCTGCATCATGGCGGCTAGTACTAATGCACAAGCCATGAACCATGACTACAAGGATGCACTTAGCAAGGCGATATTGTTCTTCGAAGGCCAACGGTCTGGAAAATTGCCCTCAACTCAGCGAGTTAAATGGCGTGGAGACTCGGCCCTGAGTGATGGCGAGTCGAAGAAT GTTAGTTTAAGTGGAGGATACTATGATGCTGGTGATAATGTGAAGTTCACATGGCCTATGGCATTTACTATCAGCTTGTTGAGTTGGGCTGCTATTGAGTACCCGGAACAGTTAAACTCAGCGAGTCAACTCGGTTACCTTCGCTCGGAGATCCGTTGGGGCTCCGATTTCATTATCAAGGCGCATGTTTCATCCACCAAACTCTACACTCAG GTAGGAGATGGAAACAAAGATCACGCGTGTTGGGAGCGGCCAGAAGATATGGACACTCCACGAACCGTCACAGAGATCAACACCAATTCTCCGGGAACTGAGGTGGCGGCCGAATCAGCAGCCGCGCTAGCGGCTGCATCGATTGTTTTCAAAGGGGTTGATTCAAATTACTCGTCAAAGCTACTAAAGCATTCAAAATCA TTGTTCAAGTTTGGTGACAAATACCAAGGATCATACCAGGGTTCTTGCCCATTCTACTGCTCCTACTCTGGTTACCAT GACGAATTGTTATGGGCTGCGGCTTGGCTTTACAAGGCGAGTAGAGAAAGCCGGTACTTAAAGTATGCGATAAGCCATGGAGGATGGAACCAAGCCGCTACAGAGTTCAGCTGGGACAACAAGTTTGTGGGAGCTCAGATATCACTTGCAAAG GAATACTTTGCAGGAAAACATGAGTTGGAGACGTTCAAAAGGGGGGCGGACTCATTTGTATGTGCCATAATGCCAAATAGCAGTGTCGTCCAGATTAGAACCACTCCCG GAGGACTTTTGTACACTAGAGATAGTAGCAATTTACAATATGTCTCAAGTGCTTCCATGGTGTTACTTGCCTACTCCAACATACTCATCGGAACTATTCAATGCGGCAACACGAAATTCACTCGTGCCCAGATCAAATCTTTCGCAAAATCTCAG GTTGAATACATTCTAGGAAACAATCCTCTAAAAATGTCATACATGGTTGGATACGGTAGCACGTATCCGCAACAGTTGCATCACCGAGGTGCATCCATTGAATCGGTCTATGTCCACCCAACTAAGGTGGGGTGCAATGACGGCTACTCGAGCTACTATTCCTCTAGTAAACCTAACCCTAATATACACGTGGGTGCGATTGTTGGAGGACCAAACGCAAGAGACGAGTTCAGTGATACAAGACCAGACTCTTCTCACTTGGAACCTACAACTTATATGAATGCAGCTTTTGTGGGTTCCGTTGTTGCGTTTCTTGATAATAGTCTTGACAAGTACTGA
- the LOC110864425 gene encoding uncharacterized protein LOC110864425: protein MASGGNTHTTERITRDELNKMISDEVTKAIDSNVSRLAQEVEGQVLSTVENMVTSKVEELKEMITGIQGKKEVRRCTYKDFMACKPTTFNGEIDPIECQRWIANMEGVFIRSHCDKEDQVMFATGQLMRRAKDWWDSYSKEIGENRVQTLTWQEFKQPFIKYHCPQSAVDRIQEDFLRLRQRDESVNEITNTFLDQLKFCEEIVGTERKKIIRYHGMLKAEIREFITPSKCETLDEIIDLARDREIEIKRQDERGEKRQVEKGSTQGSSKKPKTQDQGKKEASKGGFPRCKTCGKPHSGECLLGRKGCYNCGQEGHPYYNCPNPKRVCYNCNESGHVKADCPKLKQGSKKEGKKEETTKAKGRMFQISTEEARAHPNVVSGIKEESSNQSGSQAKDGKGKSTC from the exons ATGGCAAGTGGAGGAAATACGCATACTACCGAACGTATAACTCGAGATGAGTTAAACAAGATGATTTCCGATGAAGTAACGAAGGCAATTGATTCAAATGTTTCAAGGCTAGCACAAGAAGTGGAGGGTCAAGTATTAAGTACAGTGGAGAACATGGTCACTAGCAAAGTAGAGGAGTTGAAAGAGATGATAACGGGGATTCAAGGCAAGAAGGAAGTAAGACGGTGCACCTACAAAGATTTCATGGCATGTAAGCCTACGACTTTTAACGGGGAAATTGATCCCATCGAATGCCAAAGATGGATAGCCAACATGGAAGGGGTGTTCATTCGAAGCCATTGCGACAAGGAAGACCAAGTCATGTTTGCCACGGGGCAACTCATGCGAAGGGCTAAAGATTGGTGGGACTCGTATAGTAAGGAGATTGGAGAAAATCGAGTTCAAACCTTGACTTGGCAAGAATTCAAACAGCCTTTTATCAAGTACCATTGTCCACAATCAGCTGTGGATCGGATTCAAGAAGATTTTCTCCGATTGCGACAAAGGGATGAATCAGTTAATGAAATCACGAACACTTTCCTCGATCAGCTGAAGTTTTGTGAAGAGATAGTTGGGACAGAAAGGAAGAAGATCATTCGTTATCATGGCATGCTCAAAGCTGAAATTCGGGAGTTCATAACTCCTTCAAAATGTGAAACCTTGGACGAGATCATTGATTTAGCAAGGGATAGAGAAATCGAGATAAAGAGGCAAGATGAACGTGGGGAGAAAAGGCAAGTTGAGAAGGGGTCAACTCAGGGCTCATCCAAGAAACCCAAAACGCAAGATCAAGGAAAGAAGGAGGCTTCCAAAGGCGGGTTCCCACGATGCAAAACATGTGGAAAACCCCATTCTGGTGAATGCTTATTGGGAAGGAAGGGGTGTTACAATTGCGGGCAAGAAGGGCATCCGTACTATAACTGTCCGAATCCTAAGAGGGTGTGCTACAATTGTAATGAATCGGGCCATGTGAAAGCTGATTGCCCAAAGCTCAAACAAGGGTCGAAGAAGGAAGGAAAGAAAGAAGAAACCACGAAAGCGAAGGGAAGAATGTTTCAAATCTCCACGGAAGAAGCAAGAGCTCACCcgaatgtggtctcag GAATAAAAGAAGAAAGTTCAAATCAATCCGGGTCGCAAGCGAAGGACGGCAAAG GTAAATCTACTTGTTAA